The following proteins come from a genomic window of Asterias amurensis chromosome 15, ASM3211899v1:
- the LOC139948104 gene encoding beta-1,3-galactosyltransferase 1-like produces the protein MARVSKLRTIFFALIIYGVFWLNLICVMRYVPRINRVTLGDIITFKRNIKVTFIGNTSWSSGAATVTSTHATGTTKPFIGTTFRPVTVVVGKVANNRTKAVEPVTAKKEPATKPIKVQVAVKPDPKPAVNPHLFNFTITNEGACTNRSDKNGNLFLVFLVKCRPEERFDREQIRQTWGGVTEVLGQRILTMFLVGQSADPAVRGMLQNEDERTHDFIQEDFNEGYFNLTYKTLMGFRWVMTHCPKVSYVVSVDSDMMINVRNLVQRLKTMPRANFAEGNLRTGYKPHRDVGSKWFVTKQEYSRPSYPPWLNGGCYVFSSDVATRVYKTSANVPFFKLDDVYIGIVLAKAKIKPKLCKYYQQYIVNKQVALRTGIGIGIRHNENQVNEDFKLMWNNTVGALLEKDKQKVVSTDSAKKTPPLKTVGPK, from the coding sequence atggcaagAGTTTCAAAGTTACGCACAATATTCTTCGCTCTTATCATTTACGGTGttttttggttgaatctgataTGTGTAATGAGGTATGTGCCCAGGATAAACAGAGTGACATTGGGAGATATTATTACATTCAAGAGAAATATCAAAGTGACATTCATTGGAAACACTTCCTGGTCTAGTGGTGCGGCGACCGTGACGAGTACACATGCAACGGGTACCACGAAGCCTTTTATCGGCACTACATTTCGCCCTGTTACTGTCGTCGTCGGAAAGGTAGCAAACAACCGGACTAAAGCTGTAGAGCCTGTCACAGCAAAGAAGGAACCTGCCACAAAACCAATAAAGGTACAGGTAGCTGTTAAACCGGATCCAAAACCAGCTGTAAACCCTCACCTGTTTAACTTTACAATAACTAATGAAGGGGCGTGTACAAACCGCAGCGACAAAAATGGAAACCTCTTCTTGGTATTTCTCGTCAAGTGCAGGCCGGAGGAGAGATTTGACAGGGAGCAGATTCGTCAGACATGGGGCGGTGTCACCGAGGTACTGGGCCAGCGTATTCTAACCATGTTTTTGGTTGGTCAGTCAGCAGATCCTGCGGTCAGGGGCATGCTCCAGAATGAGGATGAACGGACACACGATTTCATCCAGGAAGATTTCAACGAAGGATATTTCAATTTGACTTATAAGACTCTGATGGGATTTAGGTGGGTCATGACCCACTGCCCGAAAGTCAGTTACGTCGTAAGCGTAGACTCTGACATGATGATTAACGTACGGAACCTCGTCCAACGTCTCAAGACAATGCCGAGAGCTAACTTCGCCGAAGGGAATCTGAGGACGGGTTATAAACCCCACCGGGACGTAGGCTCCAAGTGGTTTGTCACAAAACAGGAATACTCCCGTCCAAGTTACCCTCCGTGGCTGAACGGTGGGTGCTACGTCTTCTCTTCGGACGTAGCAACTCGTGTCTACAAAACATCAGCGAATGTTCCGTTTTTCAAGCTGGACGACGTGTACATTGGGATTGTGCTGGCCAAGGCGAAAATTAAACCCAAATTATgcaaatactatcaacagtacATTGTTAACAAGCAAGTTGCCTTGAGGACAGGCATTGGTATTGGTATACGGCATAATGAGAATCAAGTTAACGAAGACTTTAAACTCATGTGGAACAACACAGTTGGAGCTCTCCttgaaaaagacaaacaaaaagtgGTTTCAACAGATTCGGCAAAAAAAACGCCTCCTTTAAAAACTGTTGGGCCAAAATAG